A region from the Deinococcus ruber genome encodes:
- a CDS encoding GNAT family N-acetyltransferase yields the protein MTPEIEALLTLAMSPSPERIRAALNAYTSDPQRQIWSWHVGGQAVCAAGLRLVGQQAEVLHIGTRPGERGRGYGRSLLLTLTTHLPLTVLEAETDSEAAEFYRRAGFQIQDAPPRFGTPRFRCRLTRY from the coding sequence ATGACGCCGGAGATAGAAGCGCTCCTGACGCTGGCGATGTCGCCCAGTCCAGAGCGCATCCGGGCTGCACTGAACGCCTACACCTCCGACCCGCAGCGGCAGATATGGAGCTGGCATGTGGGCGGGCAGGCGGTATGCGCGGCGGGGCTACGGCTTGTGGGCCAGCAGGCAGAGGTGCTGCATATCGGCACGCGGCCCGGCGAGCGTGGCAGAGGGTACGGGCGCTCACTGCTGCTGACCCTGACGACTCACCTTCCCCTGACTGTGCTGGAGGCCGAGACAGACAGCGAAGCAGCCGAGTTCTATCGCCGGGCCGGATTCCAGATTCAGGACGCGCCGCCACGCTTCGGCACGCCGCGCTTCAGGTGCCGCCTGACGCGCTATTGA